In Pirellulales bacterium, a single genomic region encodes these proteins:
- the aceE gene encoding pyruvate dehydrogenase (acetyl-transferring), homodimeric type, protein MARGEISHGAGEKATNGAPANGKHVEPVVDGNEIIEPEVMEAELLDPDADAAATQPGEVEAIPAGEVPSAAIEDSDPAETQEWLESLRYVLESKGPERVNYLLSALDELAHRSGVELPFAATTPYINTISADKQPPYPGNREIERRIKSIIRWNAMAMVVRANKDASLGIGGHISTYASAATLYEVAFNHFFHGKGENFSGDQIYFQGHASPGIYARAFLEGRLTETQLKNFRRELAKGGGLSSYPHPWLMPEFWEYPTVSMGLGPIQAIYHARFNKYLQDRGLKDTSGAHVWAFLGDGECDEPETLGAITLASRENLDNLIFVINCNLQRLDGPVRGNGKIIQELEGIFRGAGWNAIKVLWGDDWEELLAKDESGLLVKRMGEVVDGEYQKYNVMPGSYIREQFFGKYPELLEMVSHLSDEKLKKLRRGGHDPEKVYAAYKAAVECKGKPTVILAKTIKGYGLGEVGEGRNATHQQKKLNEDELREFRSRFGIPISDDEVAKAPFYRPADDSPEMKYLHERRQSLGGYVPGRPMVPLPLKTPKLAEYKAFIDKSVGREISTTTGVVSLMGTLLRDKKIGKFIVPIVPDESRTFGMEALITQCGIYSHAGQLYEPVDSGQLVYYREATDGQILEEGITEAGSMASFVAAGTSYATHGVTMIPMFIYYSMFGFQRIGDQIWAALDSRAKGFLLGGTAGRTTLAGEGLQHQDGNSHLFAIAYPNIRSYDPAFVYESTVIILDGMHRMYEKCEDAIYYITIGNENYKMPPMPEGVEEGIVRGIYRLSSLEVGGQGPRVQLFGSGAILREVQRAQAILAEKYGVSSDVWSVTSYKELRRDANACRRWNMLHPTEPPRQSYFEKAIAGAKGPFIAASDYVRAVPEQLDPWVPGGLFVLGTDGFGRSESRPALRRFFEVDAECVTIAALTRLADHDLFDRAKIATAIHDLGIDPEKSDPFAS, encoded by the coding sequence CGGCGAAAAGGCCACCAACGGTGCGCCGGCGAACGGCAAGCACGTCGAACCGGTGGTCGATGGCAACGAAATAATCGAGCCGGAGGTCATGGAAGCTGAATTGCTGGATCCCGATGCCGATGCCGCGGCGACTCAGCCCGGCGAGGTCGAGGCGATCCCAGCCGGGGAAGTCCCCTCGGCAGCGATCGAAGACTCCGATCCGGCCGAAACGCAGGAATGGCTCGAATCGCTCCGCTATGTCCTGGAGAGCAAAGGGCCGGAGCGGGTTAACTACTTGCTCTCCGCGTTGGACGAATTGGCGCACCGCTCAGGGGTCGAGTTGCCGTTTGCGGCGACCACTCCTTACATCAACACCATCTCCGCCGATAAGCAGCCCCCGTATCCTGGCAACCGCGAGATCGAGCGCCGCATCAAGAGCATCATTCGCTGGAACGCGATGGCCATGGTCGTCCGGGCGAACAAGGATGCTTCTTTGGGTATCGGCGGCCATATTTCGACTTACGCCTCCGCCGCCACGCTGTATGAAGTCGCCTTCAACCATTTCTTCCACGGCAAGGGAGAAAACTTCTCCGGCGACCAGATCTATTTCCAAGGGCACGCATCCCCCGGGATCTATGCTCGGGCCTTTCTGGAAGGCCGGCTCACGGAAACGCAACTCAAGAACTTCCGCCGCGAGTTGGCCAAGGGGGGCGGGTTATCGTCGTATCCGCACCCTTGGCTCATGCCCGAGTTTTGGGAATACCCGACTGTCTCGATGGGTCTGGGACCGATCCAGGCCATCTACCACGCGAGGTTCAATAAGTATCTGCAAGATCGCGGGCTGAAGGACACTAGCGGCGCGCACGTGTGGGCTTTCCTCGGCGACGGCGAATGCGACGAGCCGGAGACGCTCGGCGCGATCACGCTCGCCTCGCGGGAGAATCTCGATAACCTGATCTTCGTCATCAACTGCAATCTCCAGCGCCTCGATGGCCCCGTGCGCGGCAATGGCAAGATCATTCAGGAACTCGAAGGCATCTTCCGCGGCGCCGGCTGGAACGCGATCAAGGTGCTGTGGGGCGACGATTGGGAAGAGCTGCTGGCAAAAGACGAGAGCGGACTGTTAGTCAAGCGGATGGGTGAGGTCGTGGACGGCGAGTATCAAAAGTACAATGTCATGCCCGGCTCCTATATCCGCGAGCAGTTCTTCGGAAAGTATCCCGAGCTGCTGGAGATGGTTAGCCATCTGTCCGACGAGAAGCTGAAAAAACTCCGCCGCGGCGGGCACGATCCGGAGAAGGTCTACGCCGCCTACAAGGCGGCCGTCGAATGCAAAGGCAAGCCGACGGTGATCCTCGCCAAGACGATCAAGGGCTATGGCCTGGGCGAAGTCGGCGAGGGTCGCAACGCCACGCACCAGCAGAAAAAGCTCAACGAAGATGAGCTGCGCGAATTCCGCTCGCGGTTCGGCATCCCGATCTCCGACGACGAAGTGGCGAAGGCCCCGTTCTATCGCCCGGCCGACGATTCACCGGAGATGAAGTATCTCCACGAGCGCCGCCAATCGCTGGGGGGCTACGTGCCGGGCCGGCCGATGGTGCCGCTGCCGCTCAAGACGCCGAAGCTCGCCGAGTACAAGGCGTTCATCGACAAGAGTGTCGGTCGCGAGATCTCCACTACGACCGGCGTCGTCTCCTTGATGGGAACGCTCCTGCGAGACAAGAAGATCGGCAAGTTCATCGTGCCGATCGTGCCCGACGAATCGCGCACCTTCGGCATGGAGGCGCTCATCACGCAATGCGGGATCTATAGCCATGCCGGCCAGTTATATGAACCGGTCGACTCGGGCCAATTGGTCTATTACCGCGAAGCGACCGACGGCCAGATTCTCGAGGAAGGGATCACCGAGGCCGGTTCGATGGCTTCGTTCGTCGCCGCCGGCACGTCGTATGCCACGCACGGAGTGACGATGATCCCGATGTTCATCTACTATTCGATGTTCGGCTTCCAACGGATCGGCGATCAGATTTGGGCAGCGCTCGATTCGCGGGCCAAGGGTTTCCTGCTCGGCGGCACGGCTGGCCGCACGACGCTCGCCGGCGAGGGCTTGCAGCATCAGGATGGCAATAGCCACCTGTTCGCGATCGCCTATCCGAACATTCGCAGCTACGATCCGGCGTTCGTCTACGAATCGACCGTAATCATTCTCGACGGCATGCACCGGATGTATGAAAAGTGCGAAGACGCGATCTACTACATCACCATCGGCAACGAAAACTACAAGATGCCGCCGATGCCCGAGGGGGTTGAAGAAGGGATCGTCCGCGGAATTTACCGGCTGTCGAGCTTGGAGGTCGGGGGGCAGGGGCCGCGCGTGCAGCTCTTCGGCAGCGGGGCGATCCTGCGCGAAGTGCAGCGGGCGCAGGCAATTCTGGCCGAGAAGTATGGCGTGTCGAGCGACGTGTGGAGCGTCACGAGCTACAAGGAACTCCGCCGCGACGCCAATGCCTGCCGCCGCTGGAACATGCTCCATCCGACCGAGCCGCCGCGGCAATCGTATTTCGAAAAAGCGATCGCGGGGGCGAAAGGCCCGTTCATCGCCGCCTCCGACTACGTGCGAGCAGTGCCCGAGCAGCTTGATCCCTGGGTTCCCGGCGGCTTGTTCGTGCTGGGAACCGACGGCTTCGGCCGCAGCGAGTCCCGCCCTGCCCTGCGTCGGTTCTTCGAGGTCGATGCAGAATGCGTGACGATCGCTGCGCTGACTCGCTTGGCCGACCATGACCTATTCGACCGTGCCAAAATCGCCACAGCCATCCACGACCTCGGCATCGACCCGGAAAAATCCGACCCCTTCGCCTCGTAG